A genome region from Conger conger chromosome 16, fConCon1.1, whole genome shotgun sequence includes the following:
- the abcc1 gene encoding multidrug resistance-associated protein 1 isoform X2 — MGIDRFCSLDGSDPFWDWNRTWHTSNPDLTQCFQNTVLVWVPCIYLWLCLPLYFLHLRHHDRGYICMTHLNKAKTVLGLLLWVVCWADVFYSFWERNQGVAIAPVYLVSPTILGITMLLTVWLVQYERMKGVQSSGLMLVFWLLAVLCATVSFRSKILQALSQPSDVDAFRYSTFYIYFTLLLLSLLLSCLSDSPPLFSQVVRDPNPCPELGASFLSKITFWWITGLMVRGYRRPLEESDLWSLNSADQSRAIVPQLVHSWHHECNKAKRLSEGTVYLGKTSAGGGEAGGTAGRPAEEAEVLLVKTGQKGRQPSLFLALCRAFGPYFLVSSFYKIIHDILMFMGPLILRLLIEFVNDSSAPSWRGYFYTSLLFVCTCVQTLILQKYFHVCFITGMRLRSAIVGAVYRKALVITSAARRSSTVGEIVNLMSVDAQRFMDLITYINMVWSAPLQVILALYFLWQTLGPSVLAGVAVMVLMFPINAVIAMKNKTFQVAQMKSKDNRIKLMNELLNGIKVLKLYAWELAFKDKVSEIRESELRVLKKSAMLGAVSTFTWVCAPFLVALSTFGVYVLIDERNVLDAQKAFVSLALFNLLRFPLSMLPMVISSMVEASVSLKRLRVFLSHEELEDSVDNTAITASSNSVVVSNSTFSWSRTDPPTLKRISVQIPEGSLVAVVGHVGSGKSSLLSALLGEMHKQEGSVSMRGSVAYVPQQAWIQNASLRENIVFGGERKDSWYWKVVEACALMPDLEILPAGDATEIGEKGVNLSGGQKQRVSLARAVYCDRAVYLLDDPLSAVDAHVGKHIFEKVVGPQGLLQDKTRILVTHGLSFLPQADLILVMVEGEITEMGSYPELMGRQGAFAEFLRTYANNEQGEEETDVSLEKKGQENGAPAALLGKPTGQASVPVANSTQPTLKSRQGKSQGVGEGGKAQQAGKLTDADKANTGRVKLSVFWEYMKAIGLVLSFVSAFLFFTHHLASLASNYWLSLWTDDPVVNGTQPSSRKRLSVYAVLGLSQGLSVLCYSISVSFGGILASRYLHQSMLYNVLRSPISFFERTPSGNLVNRFAKEIDTIDSVIPNIIKMFMGSMFNVLGACVVILVATPLVAVIIPPLGLLYFFVQRFYVASSRQLKRLESVCRSPVYSHFNETLLGTSVIRAFREQDRFIRQNQDRVDRNQKAYYPSIVANRWLAIRLEFVGNCIVLFASLFAVVARNNLSAGLMGLSISYALQITTSLNWLVRMSSELETNIVAVERVKEYEDTEKEAEWTLEHSTRPSGWPTKGHIHIQDFGLRYREDLALAIRNISVTILGGEKVGIVGRTGAGKSSLTLGLFRIIEASEGQISIDGVNISELGLHELRSHITIIPQDPVLFSGTLRMNLDPFDAYSDQEVWNSLELAHLKSFVSSLPDKLNHECSEGGENLSLGQRQLVCLARALLRKTKVLVLDEATAAVDLETDNLIQSTIRSQFEDCTVLTIAHRLNTIMDYTRVLVLDKGEMAEFDSPTNLIAKKGIFYRMAKDSGLV; from the exons ATATGCATGACCCACCTCAACAAAGCCAAAACC GTTTTGGGGCTGCTGCTGTGGGTTGTCTGCTGGGCAGATGTCTTTTATTCTTTCTGGGAAAGAAACCAAGGTGTTGCTATAGCTCCCGTGTACCTAGTCAGTCCCACCATTCTCGGCATCACAATG CTGCTGACGGTGTGGCTGGTCCAGTACGAGCGGATGAAGGGAGTTCAGTCCTCAGGCCTGATGCTGGTCTTCTGGCTGCTGGCAGTGCTGTGCGCCACCGTCTCCTTCCGCTCCAAGATCCTGCAGGCGCTCAGCCAG ccgTCTGACGTGGACGCGTTCCGCTACAGCACCTTTTACATCTACttcaccctgctgctgctctcccTGCTGCTGTCCTGCCTGTCGGACTCACCTCCCCTCTTCTCCCAGGTTGTCCGAGACCCG AACCCCTGTCCTGAATTGGGAGCCTCTTTCCTGTCCAAGATTACCTTCTGGTGGATCACAGG GCTGATGGTGCGCGGGTACCGGCGCCCCCTGGAGGAGAGTGACCTGTGGTCCCTAAACTCAGCCGATCAGTCTCGGGCCATCGTCCCCCAGCTAGTGCACTCCTGGCATCACGAGTGCAACAAGGccaagag GCTGTCCGAGGGGACCGTGTACTTAGGGAAGACGTCGGCGGGGGGCGGAGAGGCGGGGGGGACGGCGGGGCGGCCGGCCGAGGAGGCCGAGGTGCTGCTGGTGAAGACCGGGCAGAAGGGCCGCCAGCCCTCCCTCTTCCTGGCGCTCTGCCGCGCCTTCGGCCCCTACTTCCTGGTCAGCTCCTTCTACAAGATCATCCACGACATCCTGATGTTCATGGGCCCCTTAATCCTCAG GCTCCTGATTGAGTTTGTGAACGACTCAAGCGCCCCCTCCTGGCGGGGGTACTTCTACACCTCCCTGCTgtttgtgtgcacctgtgtgcagACGCTCATCCTCCAGAAGTACTTTCACGTCTGCTTCATTACCGGCATGCGACTGCGGTCTGCTATCGTGGGCGCCGTGTACAGGAAG GCCCTGGTCATCACCAGTGCTGCTCGGCGCAGCTCCACTGTGGGTGAGATTGTAAACCTGATGTCTGTGGACGCCCAGCGCTTCATGGACCTCATCACCTACATCAACATGGTCTGGTCTGCCCCCCTGCAAGTGATCCTCGCCCTCTACTTCCTGTGGCAG ACCCTGGGCCCGTCTGTGCTGGCTGGTGTGGCTGTCATGGTGCTGATGTTCCCAATCAACGCCGTCATTGCCATGAAGAACAAAACCTTCCAG GTGGCCCAGATGAAGAGTAAGGATAACCGCATCAAGCTGATGAACGAGCTTCTGAACGGGATCAAAGTTCTGAAGCTGTACGCCTGGGAGCTGGCCTTCAAGGACAAGGTGTCTGAGATCCGGGAGAGTGAACTACGCGTGCTGAAAAAGAGCGCCATGCTGGGGGCCGTTTCCACCTTCACCTGGGTCTGCGCACCCTTCCTG GTGGCGCTGTCCACGTTTGGGGTGTACGTGCTGATAGACGAGCGGAACGTTCTGGATGCTCAGAAGGCCTTCGTGTCTCTGGCTCTCTTCAACCTGCTGCGCTTCCCCCTCAGCATGCTTCCTATGGTCATCAGCAGCATGGTGGAG GCCAGCGTGTCCCTGAAGCGGTTGCGGGTGTTCCTGTCCCACGAGGAGCTGGAGGACAGCGTGGATAACACTGCTATCACTGCTT ccTCCAACAGCGTGGTTGTCTCCAACAGCACCTTCAGCTGGTCCAGAACCGACCCACCCACTCTGAAGAG GATCAGTGTACAGATTCCAGAAGGTTCTCTGGTTGCAGTGGTCGGCCACGTGGGCTCGGGGAAATCGTCTCTGCTGTCTGCCCTGCTAGGAGAGATGCACAAACAGGAGGGGTCTGTCTCCATGCGG GGCTCCGTGGCCTACGTGCCCCAGCAGGCCTGGATTCAGAACGCCAGCCTGCGGGAGAACATCGTGTTCGGGGGCGAGCGGAAGGACAGCTGGTACTGGAAGGTGGTGGAGGCCTGCGCTCTGATGCCCGACCTGGAGATCCTGCCGGCTGGAGACGCCACCGAGATCGGGGAGAAG ggCGTGAACCTGTCCGGAGGGCAGAAGCAGAGGGTGAGCCTGGCCCGGGCGGTGTACTGCGACCGGGCCGTGTACCTGCTGGACGACCCCCTGTCCGCCGTGGACGCCCACGTGGGGAAGCACATCTTTGAGAAGGTGGTCGGCCCCCAGGGGCTGCTGCAGGACAAG ACGCGTATCCTAGTGACCCACGGCCTCAGCTTCCTGCCCCAGGCCGATCTGATCCTGGTGATGGTGGAGGGAGAAATCACAGAGATGGGCTCGTACCCAGAGCTAATGGGGCGGCAGGGGGCCTTCGCCGAATTCCTCCGGACCTACGCCAACAacgagcagggggaggaggaaactG ACGTGTCCTTGGAAAAGAAGGGTCAGGAGAACGGGGCTCCAGCTGCACTGCTGGG CAAGCCCACCGGCCAGGCCTCTGTGCCGGTGGCTAACTCCACGCAACCAACCCTGAAGAGCCGTCAGGGCAAGAGCCAGGGCGTGGGCGAGGGGGGCAAAGCGCAGCAGGCAGGGAAGCTCACAGATGCAGACAAAGCCAACACAGGCAGG GTGAAGCTGTCGGTGTTCTGGGAGTACATGAAGGCCATCGGCCTGGTCCTGTCCTTCGTCAGCGCCTTCCTCTTCTTCACCCATCACCTGGCCTCTCTGGCCTCCAACTACTGGCTCAGTCTGTGGACGGACGACCCCGTGGTGAACGGGACGCAGCCCTCCAGCCGGAAGCGGCTGTCAGTCTACGCGGTGCTGGGCCTGTCCCAAG gtctctctgtgctctgctaCTCCATTTCGGTGTCATTTGGCGGGATCCTGGCGTCCCGGTACCTGCACCAGAGCATGCTGTACAACGTCCTGCGGTCGCCCATTTCCTTCTTTGAGCGCACGCCGAGCGGTAACCTGGTCAACCGCTTCGCCAAGGAGATAGACACCATCGACTCGGTCATCCCCAACATCATCAAGATGTTCATGGGCTCCATGTTCAACGTGCTGGGCGCCTGCGTCGTCATCCTGGTGGCCACGCCCCTCGTGGCTGTCATCATCCCGCCCCTCGGCCTGCTTTACTTCTTCGTGCAG CGGTTCTACGTGGCTTCGTCGCGGCAGCTGAAGCGTCTGGAGTCGGTGTGCCGTTCGCCGGTGTACTCCCACTTCAACGAGACGCTCCTGGGAACCAGCGTCATCCGCGCCTTCCGCGAGCAGGACCGCTTCATCCGGCAGAACCAGGACCGCGTCGACCGCAACCAGAAAGCCTACTACCCCAGCATCGTGGCCAACAG GTGGCTGGCGATTCGGTTGGAGTTTGTGGGGAACTGCATCGTGCTGTTTGCTTCCCTGTTCGCGGTCGTGGCCAGAAACAATCTGAGCGCCGGACTCATGGGCCTGTCCATCTCCTACGCCCTGCAG ATCACCACATCTCTCAACTGGCTGGTGAGGATGTCGTCCGAGCTGGAGACCAACATCGTTGCCGTGGAGAGGGTGAAGGAGTACGAAGACACAGAGAAggag GCGGAGTGGACGCTGGAACACTCCACACGCCCGTCTGGCTGGCCCACGAAGGGGCACATCCACATTCAGGACTTCGGCTTGCGCTACAGAGAAGACCTGGCGCTGGCCATCCGCAACATCTCCGTCACCATCCTGGGGGGTGAAAAG GTGGGGATTGTGGGACGGACGGGGGCGGGCAAGTCCTCCCTGACTCTGGGCCTGTTCCGCATCATCGAGGCGTCCGAGGGCCAGATCTCCATCGACGGGGTGAACATCTCCGAGCTGGGCCTGCACGAGCTGCGGTCACACATCACCATCATCCCCCAG GATCCAGTCCTGTTCTCCGGCACGCTGAGGATGAACCTTGACCCCTTTGATGCGTACTCCGACCAGGAAGTGTGGAACTCTCTGGAACTGGCCCATCTGAAGAGCTTCGTGTCGAGTCTGCCAGACAAACTGAACCACGAGTGTTCAGAGGGAGGAGAAAACCTCAG tcTGGGTCAGCGccagctggtgtgtctggcccgGGCCCTGCTGAGGAAGACCAAGGTTCTGGTTCTGGATGAAGCCACGGCTGCAGTGGACCTGGAGACCGATAACCTGATCCAGTCCACCATCCGCAGCCAGTTTGAGGACTGCACCGTGCTGACCATCGCTCACCGACTCAACACCATCATGGACTACACGCG GGTTCTGGTGCTGGATAAAGGCGAGATGGCAGAATTCGACTCGCCCACCAACCTTATCGCCAAAAAAGGAATCTTTTACCGAATGGCCAAAGACTCGGGCCTGGTCTGA
- the abcc1 gene encoding multidrug resistance-associated protein 1 isoform X1: protein MGIDRFCSLDGSDPFWDWNRTWHTSNPDLTQCFQNTVLVWVPCIYLWLCLPLYFLHLRHHDRGYICMTHLNKAKTVLGLLLWVVCWADVFYSFWERNQGVAIAPVYLVSPTILGITMLLTVWLVQYERMKGVQSSGLMLVFWLLAVLCATVSFRSKILQALSQPSDVDAFRYSTFYIYFTLLLLSLLLSCLSDSPPLFSQVVRDPNPCPELGASFLSKITFWWITGLMVRGYRRPLEESDLWSLNSADQSRAIVPQLVHSWHHECNKAKRLSEGTVYLGKTSAGGGEAGGTAGRPAEEAEVLLVKTGQKGRQPSLFLALCRAFGPYFLVSSFYKIIHDILMFMGPLILRLLIEFVNDSSAPSWRGYFYTSLLFVCTCVQTLILQKYFHVCFITGMRLRSAIVGAVYRKALVITSAARRSSTVGEIVNLMSVDAQRFMDLITYINMVWSAPLQVILALYFLWQTLGPSVLAGVAVMVLMFPINAVIAMKNKTFQVAQMKSKDNRIKLMNELLNGIKVLKLYAWELAFKDKVSEIRESELRVLKKSAMLGAVSTFTWVCAPFLVALSTFGVYVLIDERNVLDAQKAFVSLALFNLLRFPLSMLPMVISSMVEASVSLKRLRVFLSHEELEDSVDNTAITASSNSVVVSNSTFSWSRTDPPTLKRISVQIPEGSLVAVVGHVGSGKSSLLSALLGEMHKQEGSVSMRGSVAYVPQQAWIQNASLRENIVFGGERKDSWYWKVVEACALMPDLEILPAGDATEIGEKGVNLSGGQKQRVSLARAVYCDRAVYLLDDPLSAVDAHVGKHIFEKVVGPQGLLQDKTRILVTHGLSFLPQADLILVMVEGEITEMGSYPELMGRQGAFAEFLRTYANNEQGEEETEQSSLQEEEDGETDVSLEKKGQENGAPAALLGKPTGQASVPVANSTQPTLKSRQGKSQGVGEGGKAQQAGKLTDADKANTGRVKLSVFWEYMKAIGLVLSFVSAFLFFTHHLASLASNYWLSLWTDDPVVNGTQPSSRKRLSVYAVLGLSQGLSVLCYSISVSFGGILASRYLHQSMLYNVLRSPISFFERTPSGNLVNRFAKEIDTIDSVIPNIIKMFMGSMFNVLGACVVILVATPLVAVIIPPLGLLYFFVQRFYVASSRQLKRLESVCRSPVYSHFNETLLGTSVIRAFREQDRFIRQNQDRVDRNQKAYYPSIVANRWLAIRLEFVGNCIVLFASLFAVVARNNLSAGLMGLSISYALQITTSLNWLVRMSSELETNIVAVERVKEYEDTEKEAEWTLEHSTRPSGWPTKGHIHIQDFGLRYREDLALAIRNISVTILGGEKVGIVGRTGAGKSSLTLGLFRIIEASEGQISIDGVNISELGLHELRSHITIIPQDPVLFSGTLRMNLDPFDAYSDQEVWNSLELAHLKSFVSSLPDKLNHECSEGGENLSLGQRQLVCLARALLRKTKVLVLDEATAAVDLETDNLIQSTIRSQFEDCTVLTIAHRLNTIMDYTRVLVLDKGEMAEFDSPTNLIAKKGIFYRMAKDSGLV from the exons ATATGCATGACCCACCTCAACAAAGCCAAAACC GTTTTGGGGCTGCTGCTGTGGGTTGTCTGCTGGGCAGATGTCTTTTATTCTTTCTGGGAAAGAAACCAAGGTGTTGCTATAGCTCCCGTGTACCTAGTCAGTCCCACCATTCTCGGCATCACAATG CTGCTGACGGTGTGGCTGGTCCAGTACGAGCGGATGAAGGGAGTTCAGTCCTCAGGCCTGATGCTGGTCTTCTGGCTGCTGGCAGTGCTGTGCGCCACCGTCTCCTTCCGCTCCAAGATCCTGCAGGCGCTCAGCCAG ccgTCTGACGTGGACGCGTTCCGCTACAGCACCTTTTACATCTACttcaccctgctgctgctctcccTGCTGCTGTCCTGCCTGTCGGACTCACCTCCCCTCTTCTCCCAGGTTGTCCGAGACCCG AACCCCTGTCCTGAATTGGGAGCCTCTTTCCTGTCCAAGATTACCTTCTGGTGGATCACAGG GCTGATGGTGCGCGGGTACCGGCGCCCCCTGGAGGAGAGTGACCTGTGGTCCCTAAACTCAGCCGATCAGTCTCGGGCCATCGTCCCCCAGCTAGTGCACTCCTGGCATCACGAGTGCAACAAGGccaagag GCTGTCCGAGGGGACCGTGTACTTAGGGAAGACGTCGGCGGGGGGCGGAGAGGCGGGGGGGACGGCGGGGCGGCCGGCCGAGGAGGCCGAGGTGCTGCTGGTGAAGACCGGGCAGAAGGGCCGCCAGCCCTCCCTCTTCCTGGCGCTCTGCCGCGCCTTCGGCCCCTACTTCCTGGTCAGCTCCTTCTACAAGATCATCCACGACATCCTGATGTTCATGGGCCCCTTAATCCTCAG GCTCCTGATTGAGTTTGTGAACGACTCAAGCGCCCCCTCCTGGCGGGGGTACTTCTACACCTCCCTGCTgtttgtgtgcacctgtgtgcagACGCTCATCCTCCAGAAGTACTTTCACGTCTGCTTCATTACCGGCATGCGACTGCGGTCTGCTATCGTGGGCGCCGTGTACAGGAAG GCCCTGGTCATCACCAGTGCTGCTCGGCGCAGCTCCACTGTGGGTGAGATTGTAAACCTGATGTCTGTGGACGCCCAGCGCTTCATGGACCTCATCACCTACATCAACATGGTCTGGTCTGCCCCCCTGCAAGTGATCCTCGCCCTCTACTTCCTGTGGCAG ACCCTGGGCCCGTCTGTGCTGGCTGGTGTGGCTGTCATGGTGCTGATGTTCCCAATCAACGCCGTCATTGCCATGAAGAACAAAACCTTCCAG GTGGCCCAGATGAAGAGTAAGGATAACCGCATCAAGCTGATGAACGAGCTTCTGAACGGGATCAAAGTTCTGAAGCTGTACGCCTGGGAGCTGGCCTTCAAGGACAAGGTGTCTGAGATCCGGGAGAGTGAACTACGCGTGCTGAAAAAGAGCGCCATGCTGGGGGCCGTTTCCACCTTCACCTGGGTCTGCGCACCCTTCCTG GTGGCGCTGTCCACGTTTGGGGTGTACGTGCTGATAGACGAGCGGAACGTTCTGGATGCTCAGAAGGCCTTCGTGTCTCTGGCTCTCTTCAACCTGCTGCGCTTCCCCCTCAGCATGCTTCCTATGGTCATCAGCAGCATGGTGGAG GCCAGCGTGTCCCTGAAGCGGTTGCGGGTGTTCCTGTCCCACGAGGAGCTGGAGGACAGCGTGGATAACACTGCTATCACTGCTT ccTCCAACAGCGTGGTTGTCTCCAACAGCACCTTCAGCTGGTCCAGAACCGACCCACCCACTCTGAAGAG GATCAGTGTACAGATTCCAGAAGGTTCTCTGGTTGCAGTGGTCGGCCACGTGGGCTCGGGGAAATCGTCTCTGCTGTCTGCCCTGCTAGGAGAGATGCACAAACAGGAGGGGTCTGTCTCCATGCGG GGCTCCGTGGCCTACGTGCCCCAGCAGGCCTGGATTCAGAACGCCAGCCTGCGGGAGAACATCGTGTTCGGGGGCGAGCGGAAGGACAGCTGGTACTGGAAGGTGGTGGAGGCCTGCGCTCTGATGCCCGACCTGGAGATCCTGCCGGCTGGAGACGCCACCGAGATCGGGGAGAAG ggCGTGAACCTGTCCGGAGGGCAGAAGCAGAGGGTGAGCCTGGCCCGGGCGGTGTACTGCGACCGGGCCGTGTACCTGCTGGACGACCCCCTGTCCGCCGTGGACGCCCACGTGGGGAAGCACATCTTTGAGAAGGTGGTCGGCCCCCAGGGGCTGCTGCAGGACAAG ACGCGTATCCTAGTGACCCACGGCCTCAGCTTCCTGCCCCAGGCCGATCTGATCCTGGTGATGGTGGAGGGAGAAATCACAGAGATGGGCTCGTACCCAGAGCTAATGGGGCGGCAGGGGGCCTTCGCCGAATTCCTCCGGACCTACGCCAACAacgagcagggggaggaggaaactG agcagtCCAGcttgcaggaggaagaggatggggAAACAG ACGTGTCCTTGGAAAAGAAGGGTCAGGAGAACGGGGCTCCAGCTGCACTGCTGGG CAAGCCCACCGGCCAGGCCTCTGTGCCGGTGGCTAACTCCACGCAACCAACCCTGAAGAGCCGTCAGGGCAAGAGCCAGGGCGTGGGCGAGGGGGGCAAAGCGCAGCAGGCAGGGAAGCTCACAGATGCAGACAAAGCCAACACAGGCAGG GTGAAGCTGTCGGTGTTCTGGGAGTACATGAAGGCCATCGGCCTGGTCCTGTCCTTCGTCAGCGCCTTCCTCTTCTTCACCCATCACCTGGCCTCTCTGGCCTCCAACTACTGGCTCAGTCTGTGGACGGACGACCCCGTGGTGAACGGGACGCAGCCCTCCAGCCGGAAGCGGCTGTCAGTCTACGCGGTGCTGGGCCTGTCCCAAG gtctctctgtgctctgctaCTCCATTTCGGTGTCATTTGGCGGGATCCTGGCGTCCCGGTACCTGCACCAGAGCATGCTGTACAACGTCCTGCGGTCGCCCATTTCCTTCTTTGAGCGCACGCCGAGCGGTAACCTGGTCAACCGCTTCGCCAAGGAGATAGACACCATCGACTCGGTCATCCCCAACATCATCAAGATGTTCATGGGCTCCATGTTCAACGTGCTGGGCGCCTGCGTCGTCATCCTGGTGGCCACGCCCCTCGTGGCTGTCATCATCCCGCCCCTCGGCCTGCTTTACTTCTTCGTGCAG CGGTTCTACGTGGCTTCGTCGCGGCAGCTGAAGCGTCTGGAGTCGGTGTGCCGTTCGCCGGTGTACTCCCACTTCAACGAGACGCTCCTGGGAACCAGCGTCATCCGCGCCTTCCGCGAGCAGGACCGCTTCATCCGGCAGAACCAGGACCGCGTCGACCGCAACCAGAAAGCCTACTACCCCAGCATCGTGGCCAACAG GTGGCTGGCGATTCGGTTGGAGTTTGTGGGGAACTGCATCGTGCTGTTTGCTTCCCTGTTCGCGGTCGTGGCCAGAAACAATCTGAGCGCCGGACTCATGGGCCTGTCCATCTCCTACGCCCTGCAG ATCACCACATCTCTCAACTGGCTGGTGAGGATGTCGTCCGAGCTGGAGACCAACATCGTTGCCGTGGAGAGGGTGAAGGAGTACGAAGACACAGAGAAggag GCGGAGTGGACGCTGGAACACTCCACACGCCCGTCTGGCTGGCCCACGAAGGGGCACATCCACATTCAGGACTTCGGCTTGCGCTACAGAGAAGACCTGGCGCTGGCCATCCGCAACATCTCCGTCACCATCCTGGGGGGTGAAAAG GTGGGGATTGTGGGACGGACGGGGGCGGGCAAGTCCTCCCTGACTCTGGGCCTGTTCCGCATCATCGAGGCGTCCGAGGGCCAGATCTCCATCGACGGGGTGAACATCTCCGAGCTGGGCCTGCACGAGCTGCGGTCACACATCACCATCATCCCCCAG GATCCAGTCCTGTTCTCCGGCACGCTGAGGATGAACCTTGACCCCTTTGATGCGTACTCCGACCAGGAAGTGTGGAACTCTCTGGAACTGGCCCATCTGAAGAGCTTCGTGTCGAGTCTGCCAGACAAACTGAACCACGAGTGTTCAGAGGGAGGAGAAAACCTCAG tcTGGGTCAGCGccagctggtgtgtctggcccgGGCCCTGCTGAGGAAGACCAAGGTTCTGGTTCTGGATGAAGCCACGGCTGCAGTGGACCTGGAGACCGATAACCTGATCCAGTCCACCATCCGCAGCCAGTTTGAGGACTGCACCGTGCTGACCATCGCTCACCGACTCAACACCATCATGGACTACACGCG GGTTCTGGTGCTGGATAAAGGCGAGATGGCAGAATTCGACTCGCCCACCAACCTTATCGCCAAAAAAGGAATCTTTTACCGAATGGCCAAAGACTCGGGCCTGGTCTGA